The Vibrio navarrensis genome has a segment encoding these proteins:
- the acpP gene encoding acyl carrier protein, which yields MSNLEERVKKIIVEQLGVDESEVKNEASFVDDLGADSLDTVELVMALEEEFDTEIPDEEAEKITTVQAAIDYVTANAE from the coding sequence ATGAGCAACCTCGAAGAACGCGTAAAGAAAATCATTGTTGAACAACTAGGTGTTGACGAGTCTGAAGTGAAAAACGAAGCTTCTTTCGTAGATGACCTAGGCGCGGATTCTCTAGACACCGTTGAGCTAGTAATGGCACTAGAAGAAGAATTCGACACTGAGATTCCAGACGAAGAAGCTGAAAAGATCACAACTGTTCAAGCTGCTATCGACTACGTGACTGCTAACGCAGAGTAA